From a single Sediminibacterium sp. KACHI17 genomic region:
- a CDS encoding proline iminopeptidase-family hydrolase, whose product MRILIAFLSIAFLVSCQPKSTTVEEYFATKDSGVQMAGIKMIPIKTEIGTFKVWTKTIGNNPRVKVLLLHGGPAMTHEYMEAFESFFPKEGFEIIEYDQLGSYYSDQPTDSSLWTTERFVEEVEQVRTALGLTKDNFYLLGNSWGGILAMEYALKYQQNLKGLIICNMMASIPDYEKYNGVLRSQMRPSLVDSLQQYEAKGLFKDPTYQELVFNEYYTKHLCRLPEWPEPVNRTFKHVNETVYVMMQGPSEFKVGGRLLTWDRKADLPKITVPTLTVGAKYDTMDPAHMEWMSKQVKNGKYLYCPNGSHLSMWDDQKIFMDGVIQFIKETDSAK is encoded by the coding sequence ATGAGAATTTTAATTGCTTTCCTATCGATCGCATTCCTTGTTTCCTGTCAACCAAAATCTACTACGGTTGAAGAGTATTTTGCCACCAAAGATTCCGGTGTGCAAATGGCCGGTATCAAAATGATCCCCATTAAAACAGAGATTGGTACTTTTAAAGTGTGGACCAAAACCATTGGTAATAACCCTCGCGTAAAAGTATTGTTGCTGCACGGCGGTCCGGCTATGACCCATGAGTATATGGAAGCCTTTGAAAGCTTCTTTCCCAAAGAGGGTTTTGAGATCATTGAATATGACCAACTCGGTTCTTACTATAGCGACCAACCTACTGATAGTAGCTTATGGACTACTGAAAGATTTGTAGAAGAAGTAGAACAGGTAAGAACGGCGCTTGGACTGACCAAAGACAATTTCTATTTGTTAGGGAATTCCTGGGGCGGTATTCTCGCAATGGAATATGCACTGAAGTATCAGCAAAATCTAAAAGGTCTTATCATCTGCAATATGATGGCTAGTATTCCTGATTATGAAAAGTACAATGGAGTACTTCGTTCACAGATGCGTCCATCATTGGTAGATTCATTACAGCAGTATGAAGCAAAAGGACTCTTCAAAGATCCAACCTACCAGGAGCTGGTCTTCAATGAATATTATACAAAACATCTTTGTCGCCTACCTGAATGGCCCGAACCCGTGAACAGAACCTTTAAGCATGTCAACGAAACCGTTTATGTGATGATGCAGGGGCCGAGTGAATTTAAAGTAGGGGGTCGCTTGCTGACTTGGGATAGAAAGGCAGATCTACCCAAAATTACCGTACCAACCCTGACCGTTGGCGCCAAATATGACACCATGGATCCGGCACATATGGAATGGATGAGCAAACAAGTGAAAAATGGAAAATATTTGTATTGTCCCAACGGAAGTCATTTATCTATGTGGGATGACCAGAAAATATTCATGGATGGCGTGATCCAATTCATCAAAGAAACCGACTCAGCCAAATAA
- the mnmG gene encoding tRNA uridine-5-carboxymethylaminomethyl(34) synthesis enzyme MnmG gives MFPQYDVIVVGAGHAGCEAAAAAANLGSKVLLVTMNMQTIAQMSCNPAMGGIAKGQIVREIDAMGGYSGIVSDLSTIQFRMLNRSKGPAMWSPRTQNDRMLFAAKWREMLENTPNVDFYQDMVRSLIIKDGRACGVVTGLGHEIQSKTVVVTSGTFLNGIIHIGEKQFGGGRVAEKAATGITEQLVELGFESDRLKTGTPPRVDGRSLDYSKMEEQKGDDEIVGFSFTDVPRIKAAEQRSCYITYTNEKVHDILKTGFDRSPMFQGRIEGTGPRYCPSIEDKINRFADRERHQLFVEPEGWNTVEIYVNGFSTSLPEEVQYEAIRTVPGFENCRIFRPGYAIEYDYFPPTQLQYSLETKLISNLFFAGQINGTTGYEEAACQGLMAGINAHQKARELDPVILQRSEAYIGVLIDDLISKGTDEPYRMFTSRAEFRTLLRQDNADLRLTELSYRLGLASQDRMDKVISKRDGVASIKKILQEFNIEPDHINNFFESIGSASISEKQKAAKIILRPNVDLPSLMQHVPGLANVLNAFDKDTIEQAEIQIKYERYIEKEQEIATRMSQMENTQIPDSFDYDRVAALSNEALQKFKRIRPRTLGQASRISGVNPSDVQILMVYMGR, from the coding sequence ATGTTTCCGCAATATGATGTCATTGTAGTTGGAGCCGGACATGCCGGTTGTGAAGCTGCCGCTGCTGCTGCCAATCTGGGTAGCAAGGTTTTATTGGTAACCATGAACATGCAAACCATTGCCCAGATGAGCTGTAACCCGGCCATGGGCGGTATCGCTAAAGGACAGATCGTTCGTGAGATCGACGCCATGGGTGGATACAGTGGTATTGTCTCCGACCTCAGCACCATACAGTTCCGCATGCTGAACCGCAGTAAGGGTCCGGCCATGTGGAGTCCTCGTACCCAAAACGATCGAATGCTCTTTGCTGCCAAGTGGAGAGAGATGCTGGAGAATACTCCGAATGTAGATTTCTATCAAGACATGGTTCGTTCGCTTATTATCAAAGATGGAAGAGCGTGTGGAGTGGTAACCGGATTGGGACACGAGATCCAATCGAAAACGGTGGTGGTGACCAGTGGTACCTTCTTAAATGGCATCATCCATATTGGTGAGAAACAATTTGGTGGTGGACGTGTCGCTGAAAAAGCTGCCACAGGTATCACCGAGCAATTGGTAGAACTCGGTTTTGAAAGCGATCGTTTGAAGACAGGAACACCGCCTCGTGTCGATGGCCGTAGTTTGGACTACAGCAAAATGGAGGAACAGAAAGGGGATGATGAGATCGTTGGCTTTTCGTTTACCGATGTTCCCCGTATCAAAGCCGCTGAACAACGCAGCTGCTATATTACTTATACCAACGAAAAGGTACACGATATTCTAAAAACCGGATTCGACAGAAGTCCAATGTTCCAGGGAAGAATTGAAGGAACGGGACCGAGGTATTGTCCGAGTATTGAAGACAAGATCAACCGCTTCGCAGATCGCGAAAGACATCAGCTATTTGTGGAACCGGAAGGATGGAATACTGTTGAGATCTATGTCAACGGCTTCTCAACGTCATTACCCGAAGAAGTGCAATACGAAGCTATTCGTACTGTTCCGGGTTTTGAGAACTGTAGAATTTTCAGACCCGGCTATGCCATCGAGTACGATTATTTTCCGCCTACTCAATTACAATATTCTCTGGAGACAAAACTCATCTCCAATTTATTCTTCGCCGGACAAATCAACGGCACAACGGGATATGAAGAAGCGGCTTGTCAAGGTTTGATGGCAGGTATCAATGCACACCAAAAAGCAAGAGAGTTAGACCCAGTGATCTTGCAAAGAAGCGAAGCTTATATCGGCGTGTTGATAGATGACCTGATCAGCAAAGGAACCGATGAACCTTATCGCATGTTCACCAGCAGAGCTGAGTTCAGAACACTCTTACGCCAAGACAATGCTGATCTGCGTTTGACAGAGCTGAGCTATAGACTCGGTCTTGCCTCTCAGGATAGGATGGATAAAGTGATCAGTAAAAGAGACGGTGTTGCTTCGATCAAAAAGATCTTACAGGAGTTCAATATTGAACCTGATCATATCAACAACTTCTTTGAGAGCATTGGCTCGGCAAGTATTTCAGAAAAACAAAAAGCTGCGAAGATCATCTTGCGTCCAAATGTGGATCTACCTTCTTTGATGCAACATGTTCCCGGTTTAGCCAATGTACTGAATGCTTTTGACAAAGACACGATCGAGCAAGCGGAGATACAGATCAAGTATGAACGCTATATCGAAAAAGAACAAGAGATCGCAACACGCATGAGTCAAATGGAGAACACTCAAATTCCGGATAGCTTTGATTATGATCGTGTAGCGGCTCTATCCAACGAGGCCTTGCAGAAATTCAAACGCATTCGTCCTCGTACACTCGGGCAAGCTAGTAGAATCAGCGGAGTGAATCCCAGTGATGTACAGATTTTGATGGTGTATATGGGTAGATAA
- a CDS encoding DUF5916 domain-containing protein, which yields MRIVSLLILLLSSAFTLHAQNSTRVVKKIEATRTTQKIVIDGNLKDSAWLSAPVATDFVEWRPAFGNKEDEKNRTEIRILYDNDAIYIAGYAHEASPDSITKELVGRDVVGVNDFVGVIFDTYNDKINGFGYYVTALGEQFDAKYSSNGEDGSWNSVFESNAQLQSDGWTFEMKIPYAAIRFGNTKIQDWGINITRRRSKSGKQLMWNPTDPAIGGNFLAQFGLWTGIRDIKPPVRLSLSPYLSTYANHFPYNTPGVKNTTTSINGGMDVKYGINQAFTLDMTLVPDFGQVQSDNQVLNLTPFEVQFNENRTFFTEGTELFGKGNLFYSRRIGGTPMHLGKVQGQLQPGESITNNPLETRLLNASKISGRTSSGLGIGFFNAVTKAQYATIENGGKESRRIETNPLTNYNILVFDQSLKNNSSVSLINTNVTRSGTDYDANVTAALWDIYDKKNTWNVNGQVGVSQLIGYEAPGKTLTGYNHTLGFGKTSGRFNFNIWQELADNKYNHNDMGYFTNNNYFNNGLWMGYRWLQPKKWYNRIQANMNINYSMRYKPMDYQRFNFNINVNSQLKNLWWTGFNININPEQNDFFEPRVNGKVFKRPASWATGFWFETNNAKKYSAVVEFFNRSFNQYGSNGQDIFLRHNYRFNKKLTLSINTFLQFAHNNLGYATMYGQDSIIFALRKRNTVENVFNVKYNFNNKMGLTFRARHYWSKVANKEFYKLREDGYLNHIPGGISNNVDFNVNYFNIDMVYTWQFALGSFINVVWKDAISSFNRDVNTNYFKNFGNTLRSDQQNSISIRVIYFLDYLSLRKKR from the coding sequence ATGAGAATCGTATCCCTGTTAATACTGCTGTTATCATCGGCATTTACGCTGCATGCTCAAAACAGTACTCGTGTGGTGAAAAAGATCGAAGCCACAAGAACCACCCAAAAGATCGTCATTGATGGTAACCTGAAAGATTCTGCATGGTTATCTGCTCCTGTGGCCACAGATTTTGTGGAATGGCGTCCTGCGTTTGGTAACAAAGAAGACGAAAAGAACAGAACCGAGATCCGTATTCTGTACGATAATGATGCCATCTATATTGCCGGATATGCACACGAAGCAAGTCCGGATAGCATTACAAAAGAATTAGTAGGTCGTGATGTGGTGGGTGTAAATGATTTTGTAGGCGTAATCTTCGACACGTATAACGACAAGATCAATGGTTTCGGGTATTATGTAACAGCATTGGGTGAGCAGTTTGATGCAAAGTATTCATCAAATGGTGAAGATGGCAGCTGGAACAGCGTCTTTGAAAGCAATGCGCAGTTACAATCAGACGGATGGACCTTTGAAATGAAAATTCCTTATGCGGCCATTCGTTTTGGTAATACAAAAATTCAGGACTGGGGTATCAATATCACCAGAAGAAGAAGCAAAAGTGGTAAACAGTTAATGTGGAATCCAACCGATCCGGCCATTGGCGGAAACTTTCTTGCTCAGTTTGGTTTATGGACAGGCATTCGTGATATCAAACCTCCGGTGCGTCTTTCACTTTCTCCATATTTATCAACCTATGCCAATCACTTTCCTTATAACACACCCGGTGTAAAAAATACTACCACATCTATCAATGGTGGTATGGATGTGAAATATGGTATCAACCAGGCATTTACTTTAGATATGACCCTTGTTCCGGATTTCGGACAAGTACAAAGTGATAATCAGGTATTGAACCTCACACCGTTTGAAGTACAGTTCAACGAAAACAGAACCTTCTTCACAGAGGGGACAGAACTGTTTGGAAAGGGGAATCTTTTTTATAGCCGAAGAATTGGTGGAACACCCATGCATTTGGGGAAAGTTCAAGGACAATTGCAACCCGGTGAATCGATCACAAACAATCCTTTGGAAACAAGATTGCTGAATGCCAGTAAGATCAGCGGAAGAACAAGCAGCGGCCTAGGCATTGGTTTCTTTAACGCGGTAACGAAAGCACAGTATGCAACCATTGAAAATGGAGGCAAAGAGAGTAGAAGAATAGAAACAAATCCACTTACGAACTATAACATTTTGGTATTTGATCAATCACTAAAAAACAATTCAAGTGTTTCATTGATCAATACCAATGTCACCAGAAGCGGTACTGATTATGACGCCAATGTAACAGCCGCGCTTTGGGATATCTACGATAAAAAGAATACCTGGAATGTAAACGGACAAGTCGGCGTGAGCCAGTTGATTGGTTATGAGGCGCCGGGTAAAACACTTACAGGTTATAATCACACGCTGGGTTTTGGTAAAACCAGTGGTCGATTCAACTTCAATATCTGGCAGGAGTTGGCCGATAACAAGTATAACCACAATGATATGGGCTACTTCACCAATAACAACTATTTCAATAATGGTTTGTGGATGGGCTATCGTTGGTTACAGCCGAAAAAATGGTACAACAGGATCCAGGCAAATATGAACATCAATTATTCGATGCGCTACAAGCCGATGGATTATCAGCGCTTCAATTTCAATATCAACGTGAACTCACAGTTGAAAAATTTGTGGTGGACCGGTTTTAACATCAACATCAATCCGGAACAAAACGACTTTTTTGAACCGCGTGTCAATGGAAAGGTTTTCAAACGTCCGGCCAGCTGGGCTACCGGATTCTGGTTCGAAACCAATAATGCCAAGAAATATTCTGCAGTCGTTGAATTCTTCAATAGGTCCTTTAACCAGTATGGTAGCAACGGACAAGATATCTTCTTGCGTCATAACTATCGTTTCAATAAGAAGCTGACCTTATCCATCAATACCTTCTTGCAATTCGCGCATAATAATCTGGGATATGCGACGATGTATGGTCAAGACAGTATCATCTTCGCATTGCGCAAAAGAAACACAGTTGAGAATGTGTTCAATGTGAAATACAATTTCAACAATAAGATGGGTCTTACATTCAGGGCCAGACACTATTGGAGCAAGGTTGCCAATAAAGAGTTTTATAAACTCAGAGAAGACGGATACCTCAACCATATTCCCGGCGGCATCAGCAACAATGTAGATTTTAATGTGAACTACTTCAATATCGACATGGTATATACTTGGCAGTTTGCACTGGGTAGTTTTATCAATGTGGTTTGGAAAGACGCGATCAGCAGTTTCAACAGAGATGTAAACACCAACTATTTCAAAAACTTTGGTAATACGTTACGCTCTGATCAGCAAAACAGTATTTCTATTCGGGTAATTTATTTCTTGGATTATTTAAGCCTCAGGAAGAAGAGATAA
- a CDS encoding amidohydrolase family protein, whose product MKKTLLYTGLLSLVLSTATAQDDVYPAPKQNKRTAITNAVIHVGNGTVIENGTLVFDNGKITYSGAAAGAPSAETIVDAKGKHIYPGIILPASTLGLQEISGVRGSTDINELGELNPSIHSIVAYKAESIVTNTLRANGILLAHVAPGGQLVAGQSSVVQLDAWNYEDAAYKIDNGMHFYMPSLLARPGGGRFAALLALLGPQQPSDPVKAALDRIEGVKAFFREAKAYHQKDAGKEINLKFEATKALFEKKQKLYIHCSQVKQMLVAIDFVKEFGFDVVLVGASDSWQIADLLKQNNIAVILTQEHNLPTLDDDDVDQPYKAATALHKAGVLFCLNDDDPQNRGRNLPFNAGTAAAYGLGKEEALKAITLNAAKILGIDDKTGTLEVGKDANIVISAGDILDMKSSIITNAYIQGRGINLSSKHTQLYERYKHKYGIK is encoded by the coding sequence ATGAAAAAAACACTTTTATATACAGGACTTCTTTCGCTGGTGCTGAGTACTGCAACAGCGCAGGATGATGTTTATCCTGCTCCCAAACAAAACAAAAGAACAGCCATCACCAACGCGGTGATCCATGTTGGAAACGGTACCGTGATTGAAAACGGTACATTGGTTTTCGATAATGGCAAGATCACATACAGCGGTGCTGCTGCTGGCGCTCCTTCTGCTGAAACCATCGTTGACGCAAAAGGAAAACACATATATCCAGGCATCATTCTTCCTGCATCCACATTGGGTCTTCAGGAAATTTCAGGTGTGCGCGGAAGCACAGATATCAATGAACTCGGTGAATTGAATCCATCGATCCATTCTATCGTTGCTTATAAAGCAGAATCTATTGTTACCAACACCTTGCGTGCAAATGGTATTCTGTTAGCACATGTGGCACCGGGCGGACAACTCGTTGCCGGACAATCATCCGTTGTTCAGCTTGATGCGTGGAATTATGAAGATGCCGCTTACAAGATCGATAACGGTATGCACTTCTATATGCCAAGCTTGTTGGCTCGTCCGGGTGGTGGTCGTTTTGCTGCGTTATTGGCATTACTGGGACCACAACAGCCCAGCGATCCTGTGAAAGCAGCATTAGACCGTATTGAAGGAGTGAAAGCTTTCTTCAGAGAAGCAAAAGCGTATCATCAAAAAGATGCAGGTAAAGAGATCAACCTGAAATTTGAAGCTACGAAAGCGCTCTTCGAGAAAAAACAAAAACTCTACATCCATTGCTCACAAGTAAAACAAATGCTGGTGGCGATTGACTTTGTAAAAGAGTTCGGATTCGATGTAGTATTAGTAGGCGCATCTGACAGCTGGCAAATTGCTGACCTGTTAAAGCAAAACAATATTGCAGTGATCCTCACACAAGAACACAACTTGCCAACTTTGGATGATGATGATGTAGACCAGCCTTACAAAGCTGCTACAGCATTACACAAAGCAGGGGTGCTCTTTTGCTTGAATGATGACGATCCGCAGAACAGAGGAAGAAATCTTCCTTTCAATGCAGGAACTGCTGCGGCTTATGGTTTGGGTAAAGAAGAAGCACTGAAAGCGATCACACTCAATGCCGCTAAGATCTTAGGTATTGATGACAAAACCGGAACACTGGAAGTTGGTAAAGATGCGAATATCGTTATCAGCGCCGGTGATATCCTTGATATGAAGAGTAGCATCATCACGAATGCTTATATCCAGGGTCGCGGTATTAACCTGAGCAGTAAACACACACAGCTCTACGAAAGATACAAACACAAATACGGTATCAAGTAA
- a CDS encoding amidohydrolase family protein, protein MRRLKFLFSGLLFATLLQAQETFHINGIGDKRDGCYAFTNATIVKDAQTTLTNATMVIRDGKIVSVGNGVAIPKDAVVVDCKDKYIYPSFIDIYTDYGMPQQRQQTGGFNFNAPAQLTSNQKGAYGWNQALRTDVHAYKMFTADDARAKPLREMGFGTVLSHQKDGILRGTGTVVTLANDADNFLIVKEKAAAHLSFNKGTSTQSYPSSLMGTIALLRQTYLDGQWYKNNPTATTEQGDGVNITLKYFNDQQSLPQIMDPSDRTGVELWNIMRADRVGDEFGVQYILKATGKEYQRIKEVAATKAPLIVGLNFPAAMDVEDPNDARLVSLADMKNWELAPTNPAAIEKAGISFALTAADVRDARTFMTNLRKAMEMGLSEKAAMEALTKTPATWLGVYDKVGSLDNGKMANFVITTGPVFAERTSILQNWVQGKKYAVNESNWYNVAGTYQLSITGANGTTAYTMDVKSNSAATVIAKDTVNATFNFDGKAVKFSFAPEKRSRNNIRFSGFSNGDSWNGTAEDAEGNRMTWTAKMSAAPVAKKDSASRMNTRGNLIGATMYPFTAFGAAENAIPTQGTYLIKNATVWTSEKEGKLEGTDVLVKGGKIARVGKNLSDAAATVIDGTGKHLTAGIIDEHSHIASASTNEGAQSVTSEVRMGDNLDPDDINIYRQLSGGVTTSHILHGSANTIGGQTQLIKLRWGTDDEGLKFKGADPFIKFALGENVKRTSSTSNNRFPDTRMGVEQVLTDAFSRAVAYEKAMKADPKGTRRDLELDALVEIMNKKRFITCHSYVQNEITATMRVAEKFGFRINTFTHILEGYKVADKMKEHGAAASTFSDWWAYKVEVTDAIPYNAFIMNKVGLNVAINSDDAEMARRLNQEAAKSVKYGGLTEEEALKMVTINPAKMLHVDDKVGSIKVGKDADLVLWSDHPLSIYAKAEKTMVDGIIYFDREKDAAMRKQVLAERMRLINKMVGEKRGGRPTMPATPSYKYVHTCLDHSHKLGMLEIEAEDIHADNQ, encoded by the coding sequence ATGAGAAGACTCAAGTTCCTGTTTTCGGGGCTACTGTTCGCAACATTGCTACAGGCTCAGGAAACATTTCACATCAATGGTATTGGAGATAAGCGTGACGGCTGTTACGCATTTACCAATGCCACCATTGTGAAAGATGCACAGACCACATTAACCAATGCCACAATGGTTATTCGTGATGGAAAAATTGTATCGGTTGGCAATGGCGTTGCCATTCCAAAAGATGCAGTAGTGGTTGACTGTAAGGATAAATACATCTATCCTTCTTTCATTGACATTTATACAGATTACGGTATGCCCCAGCAAAGACAACAAACAGGGGGCTTTAATTTTAACGCACCTGCACAGTTGACCTCCAATCAAAAAGGGGCTTATGGTTGGAATCAGGCATTAAGAACAGATGTGCATGCTTACAAAATGTTTACTGCAGATGATGCGCGTGCAAAGCCACTTCGTGAGATGGGTTTTGGCACAGTATTGTCGCACCAGAAAGATGGTATCCTCCGCGGAACCGGAACAGTGGTAACATTGGCCAACGATGCAGACAACTTCCTTATCGTAAAAGAAAAAGCTGCGGCACATTTGTCATTCAACAAAGGAACATCCACTCAATCGTATCCAAGTTCATTGATGGGAACCATCGCTTTGTTGCGCCAGACCTACTTAGATGGTCAATGGTATAAAAACAATCCTACAGCTACTACTGAACAAGGTGATGGCGTCAATATCACTTTGAAATATTTTAATGATCAACAAAGTCTTCCGCAGATCATGGATCCATCAGACAGAACCGGTGTGGAACTTTGGAACATCATGCGTGCTGATCGCGTGGGTGATGAGTTTGGTGTTCAATATATCTTAAAAGCTACCGGTAAAGAATACCAGCGCATCAAAGAGGTAGCGGCTACCAAAGCTCCGCTGATCGTGGGATTGAATTTCCCTGCTGCGATGGATGTAGAAGATCCGAACGATGCTCGTTTGGTTTCTCTGGCAGACATGAAGAATTGGGAACTCGCGCCTACAAATCCAGCAGCGATTGAAAAAGCAGGTATCTCTTTTGCCTTAACCGCAGCTGATGTTCGTGATGCAAGAACCTTCATGACCAATCTCAGAAAAGCCATGGAAATGGGACTGTCTGAAAAAGCGGCTATGGAAGCACTTACAAAAACACCTGCAACCTGGTTGGGTGTATATGATAAAGTAGGTAGTCTCGATAACGGCAAGATGGCCAACTTCGTGATCACAACCGGACCTGTTTTTGCAGAGAGAACAAGCATTCTTCAAAACTGGGTACAGGGCAAAAAATATGCAGTGAACGAAAGCAACTGGTACAATGTTGCCGGTACTTATCAATTGTCTATTACAGGTGCAAACGGCACAACCGCTTACACCATGGATGTGAAGAGCAATAGCGCTGCTACTGTGATCGCAAAAGATACTGTTAATGCCACATTTAATTTTGATGGCAAAGCAGTGAAATTCAGCTTCGCTCCTGAAAAACGTTCACGTAATAATATTCGTTTCAGCGGATTCAGTAATGGTGATAGCTGGAATGGTACTGCCGAAGATGCAGAAGGTAACAGAATGACCTGGACAGCAAAAATGAGTGCTGCTCCAGTTGCTAAAAAAGATTCTGCAAGCAGAATGAACACCAGAGGAAATCTGATCGGCGCTACAATGTACCCTTTCACTGCTTTTGGTGCTGCTGAAAACGCCATTCCAACTCAAGGAACTTATCTGATCAAGAACGCTACCGTTTGGACCAGCGAAAAAGAAGGTAAACTTGAAGGAACAGATGTATTGGTGAAAGGTGGTAAAATTGCCCGTGTTGGAAAGAATCTTTCTGATGCAGCAGCTACTGTGATCGATGGAACAGGCAAACACCTGACAGCGGGTATCATTGATGAACATTCACACATTGCTTCTGCTTCTACCAATGAAGGAGCGCAGAGTGTAACTTCAGAAGTGCGCATGGGTGATAACCTGGATCCGGATGATATCAATATCTATCGTCAGCTGAGCGGTGGTGTTACCACTTCTCATATTCTGCACGGATCTGCGAACACTATTGGCGGACAAACACAATTGATCAAATTGCGTTGGGGTACAGATGATGAAGGGTTGAAATTCAAGGGTGCAGATCCTTTCATCAAATTCGCATTGGGTGAAAACGTAAAACGTACTTCATCTACCAGCAACAATCGTTTCCCTGATACACGTATGGGTGTAGAGCAAGTCCTGACAGACGCTTTCTCTCGTGCAGTTGCTTATGAGAAAGCCATGAAAGCAGATCCAAAAGGAACACGTCGCGATCTTGAATTGGATGCATTGGTAGAGATCATGAATAAGAAAAGATTCATTACTTGTCACTCTTATGTACAGAATGAGATCACTGCAACCATGCGCGTAGCAGAAAAATTTGGTTTCCGCATCAACACCTTCACACACATTTTGGAGGGATATAAAGTAGCAGATAAAATGAAAGAACATGGTGCTGCTGCTTCTACCTTCTCTGATTGGTGGGCTTATAAAGTTGAAGTTACCGATGCAATTCCTTACAACGCCTTTATCATGAATAAAGTAGGATTGAATGTTGCCATTAATTCTGATGATGCAGAAATGGCGCGTCGTCTGAATCAGGAAGCGGCGAAGAGTGTGAAGTATGGCGGTTTAACAGAGGAAGAAGCATTGAAGATGGTTACCATCAATCCTGCAAAGATGCTGCACGTAGATGATAAAGTAGGAAGTATCAAAGTAGGTAAAGATGCTGACCTTGTTCTGTGGAGCGATCATCCATTAAGTATTTATGCGAAAGCAGAAAAAACAATGGTAGATGGTATCATCTATTTCGATCGTGAAAAAGATGCTGCTATGCGTAAGCAAGTATTAGCAGAGCGTATGCGCCTCATTAATAAAATGGTAGGTGAAAAGCGCGGAGGTCGTCCAACCATGCCTGCAACACCTAGTTATAAATATGTTCATACCTGTCTGGATCACTCCCATAAACTGGGCATGTTGGAAATTGAGGCAGAAGACATCCATGCAGATAACCAATAA